A window of Haloarcula sp. H-GB4 contains these coding sequences:
- a CDS encoding ParA family protein, giving the protein MMNRQSETGPARFCVTNAKGGTGKTTVAINVAGALNDRGRDVLFIDLDPQGNATEGVGLVEAYDADPPTLFDALTGNPSALGELICEGEEMDVIPSSIDMLQAEHELTIADLIARANTKGGDIDQAALASFAINITPEMVTGSHALDTLDRALSTLDADYDYVIIDCPPFYGKLTDTGMYAAQNVLIPALTEATSERAIELLMDQMAAMERQTDASINTLGVVANRVETTSEDETMLEWFNMAFPDSPVWEVRKRVALQRAFSAGQSIFATEESCDMAAVFEDIAAELDEQFGFTDTEVPA; this is encoded by the coding sequence ATGATGAACCGGCAATCAGAAACCGGTCCAGCCCGCTTCTGTGTGACCAACGCGAAAGGCGGGACCGGAAAGACGACAGTTGCTATCAACGTAGCCGGTGCACTGAACGACCGCGGCCGGGACGTCCTCTTTATCGACCTCGACCCCCAGGGCAACGCCACAGAAGGCGTCGGCCTCGTCGAGGCGTACGACGCCGACCCGCCGACGCTGTTCGACGCACTGACCGGCAACCCATCGGCGCTGGGTGAGCTTATCTGTGAGGGTGAGGAGATGGACGTGATCCCCTCCAGCATCGATATGCTTCAGGCCGAGCACGAACTGACCATCGCCGACCTCATCGCCCGGGCCAACACCAAGGGCGGGGATATCGACCAGGCCGCGCTGGCTTCGTTCGCTATCAACATCACGCCGGAGATGGTCACGGGGTCGCACGCGCTCGACACGCTCGACCGGGCGCTGTCGACGCTCGATGCCGACTACGACTACGTCATCATCGACTGCCCGCCGTTCTACGGGAAGCTGACCGACACCGGCATGTACGCCGCACAGAACGTGCTCATTCCCGCACTGACCGAAGCGACCTCCGAGCGAGCCATCGAACTGTTGATGGACCAGATGGCCGCGATGGAGCGCCAGACCGACGCGTCGATCAACACGCTCGGCGTCGTCGCCAACCGGGTCGAAACGACATCCGAAGACGAGACGATGCTCGAATGGTTTAACATGGCGTTCCCGGACAGCCCCGTCTGGGAGGTCCGCAAACGGGTAGCGCTGCAGCGCGCGTTCAGCGCTGGCCAGTCTATCTTCGCGACCGAGGAATCGTGTGATATGGCGGCTGTCTTCGAGGACATCGCCGCAGAACTCGACGAGCAGTTCGGCTTTACCGACACAGAGGTACCAGCATGA
- a CDS encoding chemotaxis protein CheW has product MSDDERMDRAERIRQMREGNKAETTDDTEETNEASVDGSGEQPDNEGENEVTADEAADAESAAAQGDDTLDEATATDEQVADTDADGAATDHGDTDAMAAAQRAAEASAQVTPENVDADGADQPTDDLSASASPMQGPTGVELPDQELIEEAMASDNTATAEGGARAAAIDDDATQTEELVRVLEFALGDEYYCLDIDYVEEIVKRESVTRVPNTDDYVEGVVDLRGQITTILNPKEMMDIESDGSENLIVVFDAGVFEEQGAMGWIVDEVRQVVPVAESEVNTAPVDGDYINGVVDRDGEDEFVIWIEPDDVLGNATADGED; this is encoded by the coding sequence ATGAGTGACGACGAACGCATGGACAGGGCGGAGCGCATCCGACAGATGCGCGAGGGGAACAAGGCAGAAACTACCGACGACACCGAGGAGACGAACGAAGCCTCCGTGGATGGGTCCGGTGAGCAGCCCGACAACGAGGGCGAAAACGAGGTGACGGCAGACGAAGCCGCCGACGCGGAATCAGCAGCCGCCCAGGGCGATGACACACTTGACGAAGCGACTGCGACCGATGAACAGGTTGCCGACACTGATGCCGACGGCGCAGCCACTGACCACGGCGACACTGACGCGATGGCTGCCGCACAGCGGGCGGCCGAGGCCTCCGCACAGGTAACTCCCGAGAACGTCGACGCCGATGGTGCCGACCAGCCGACGGATGATCTTTCGGCGTCAGCCAGCCCGATGCAGGGACCGACCGGCGTCGAATTGCCGGACCAAGAACTCATCGAGGAGGCGATGGCGTCGGACAACACCGCCACGGCCGAGGGTGGTGCTCGCGCCGCGGCTATCGACGACGACGCGACCCAGACAGAAGAACTGGTCCGGGTGCTCGAATTCGCGCTCGGCGACGAGTACTACTGTCTCGACATCGACTACGTTGAGGAGATTGTCAAACGCGAGTCGGTCACCCGCGTTCCCAACACCGACGACTACGTCGAGGGCGTCGTTGACCTCCGGGGGCAGATTACGACGATCCTCAACCCCAAGGAGATGATGGATATCGAAAGCGACGGGTCGGAGAACCTCATCGTCGTCTTTGATGCAGGTGTGTTCGAGGAACAGGGCGCGATGGGCTGGATCGTCGATGAGGTCCGGCAGGTCGTGCCTGTCGCCGAATCCGAAGTGAACACCGCCCCAGTCGACGGCGATTACATCAACGGTGTCGTCGACCGCGACGGCGAAGACGAATTTGTCATCTGGATCGAACCCGACGACGTGCTTGGGAACGCAACCGCGGACGGCGAGGACTGA
- a CDS encoding NAD(P)/FAD-dependent oxidoreductase: MRVAVLGAGYAGLTLARKLEQTLPDSVSLIVVDEQTEHLVQHELHRVVRRPSLADEITVDLDAVLDCEVRQARVTDVDPDAGVATLDGSETLSYDVGAVCLGAQTAFYDLSGVREHATPLKRLDDAHEIRERFHELSDGDRVVVGGAGLSGVQVAGELAEMREDSDIEVLLLEQEDTIAPAFPASFQLAVHDALVDAGVTVRTGTGVAEADADAITLEDGSDLAMDQFVWTGGIEGSPALDAERPVVRADLRLGESTFAVGDAARVVDSDGEAVPASAAAAIREARVAADNIGTLIEQSQGSHGEFQPRLTQYQFNVPGWLVSVGDNAVAKVGPSVLTGKAALALKTTVGAGYLGTVGAVQNAVDLVSEELDLDTDETESE; encoded by the coding sequence ATGCGCGTCGCCGTTCTCGGAGCCGGATATGCCGGACTCACGCTCGCCAGGAAACTCGAACAGACCCTCCCCGACAGCGTCTCGCTGATCGTCGTCGACGAACAGACAGAGCACCTCGTCCAGCACGAACTCCACCGGGTCGTCCGGCGGCCGTCACTGGCCGACGAGATCACCGTCGACCTCGACGCCGTTCTCGATTGTGAGGTCCGACAGGCGAGGGTCACGGATGTCGACCCGGATGCCGGCGTGGCGACCCTGGACGGGTCGGAAACCCTGTCCTACGACGTGGGCGCGGTGTGTCTTGGCGCGCAGACGGCGTTCTACGATCTCTCGGGGGTGCGCGAGCATGCAACGCCATTGAAGCGCCTCGACGACGCTCACGAGATCCGCGAGCGGTTCCACGAACTCAGTGACGGCGACCGTGTGGTTGTCGGCGGTGCTGGCCTGTCCGGTGTGCAGGTGGCCGGTGAACTGGCCGAGATGCGCGAGGACAGTGATATCGAGGTCCTCCTGCTCGAACAGGAAGACACTATCGCGCCGGCGTTCCCGGCGTCGTTCCAGTTGGCGGTCCACGACGCGCTGGTCGACGCCGGCGTGACAGTCAGGACCGGAACCGGGGTGGCCGAAGCCGATGCCGACGCCATTACGCTTGAGGACGGCTCGGACCTGGCGATGGACCAGTTCGTCTGGACCGGCGGTATCGAGGGGTCGCCGGCGCTCGACGCCGAACGGCCCGTAGTGCGGGCGGACCTCCGACTCGGCGAGTCGACGTTCGCTGTCGGCGATGCCGCTCGGGTCGTCGACAGCGACGGCGAGGCTGTGCCAGCAAGCGCAGCGGCGGCCATCCGCGAGGCCCGCGTCGCCGCTGACAACATCGGGACACTCATCGAGCAGTCACAGGGTAGCCACGGCGAGTTCCAGCCCCGACTGACGCAGTATCAGTTCAACGTGCCAGGTTGGCTCGTTTCTGTCGGCGACAACGCCGTGGCGAAGGTCGGCCCCTCTGTCCTCACTGGCAAGGCCGCGCTGGCGCTCAAGACGACTGTCGGTGCGGGCTATCTTGGAACGGTGGGTGCCGTCCAGAACGCGGTCGATCTCGTTAGCGAGGAACTGGACCTCGACACGGACGAGACGGAAAGCGAGTAG
- a CDS encoding FlaD/FlaE family flagellar protein: protein MTINPRDYDLDELRKMARQRGNGMGDEDVPDPTDLDMGLDDADEEVLAGSSFRSGLYRELLPFLGGDAHEKPYLEALPETYAAEFVVFEWLEFLLMHSGYKGADEALDYYRSIDWITEDVQDDLSDYLLGIDESATNDDNELSVDDHMLSLVYVAKLTAMT from the coding sequence ATGACCATCAACCCGCGCGATTACGACCTCGACGAGTTACGGAAGATGGCTCGTCAGCGGGGCAACGGGATGGGCGACGAGGACGTCCCGGACCCGACGGACCTTGACATGGGGCTTGACGACGCCGATGAAGAGGTGCTTGCGGGGAGTTCGTTCCGCTCCGGGCTGTACCGTGAACTGCTGCCGTTCCTCGGTGGTGACGCCCACGAGAAGCCCTATCTCGAAGCACTGCCCGAGACCTACGCTGCGGAGTTCGTGGTCTTCGAGTGGCTTGAGTTCCTGCTGATGCACTCCGGGTATAAGGGGGCGGACGAAGCGCTCGATTACTATCGTTCGATCGACTGGATAACAGAGGACGTGCAGGACGACCTCTCGGATTATCTGCTTGGTATCGACGAGTCCGCGACCAACGACGACAACGAACTGAGCGTCGACGACCATATGCTAAGTCTCGTCTACGTTGCGAAGCTCACTGCGATGACATAA
- a CDS encoding glycoside hydrolase family 68 protein, with protein sequence MTNEALGESRPGTKGRAGWTREQASRIKRTDDTVAPIVYPPEAEQIPEVHIWDTWFLRNRDGTLATVDGYRVCFSLTAPSDLLPGKRHDVATIRCFYSDDGRNWHNAGPVFEDALGQRQWAGSALHDDDGSVYLFYTAAGEDGAEDLTYTQRIVGAGGGSINTTDGFKLSGPWTHHELLQPDGDRYEREDQSRGMIYTFRDPWFFEDPETGETWLLFEANTPVPEGSDVCGGDAALQEFNGSVGIARSPTGDPLAWELEDPLLDAVGVNQELERPHIVYRDGLYYLFISSHRHTFAPGLAGFDALYGFVAEDLRGDYVPLNESGLVATNPENAPFQSYSWMAFPHDDEVLVQSFFNYYDFDGDTLDEIAHLSESEQMRRFGGSLGPTLRLDVEGNRTRIIGSLGHWHIPLEGETLPLTDRELIRRGKGNDTGAGGYGARTEAERK encoded by the coding sequence ATGACAAACGAGGCGCTCGGCGAGAGTCGTCCCGGAACGAAGGGGCGCGCCGGCTGGACACGCGAGCAGGCGAGTCGGATCAAGCGGACCGACGACACCGTTGCTCCCATCGTCTACCCACCCGAAGCCGAGCAGATCCCCGAGGTCCATATCTGGGACACCTGGTTTCTCCGTAACCGCGACGGCACGCTGGCGACGGTCGACGGCTACCGGGTCTGTTTCTCGCTGACCGCCCCATCGGACCTGTTGCCCGGCAAGCGCCACGACGTGGCGACCATCCGCTGTTTCTACTCCGACGACGGTCGCAACTGGCACAACGCCGGCCCGGTGTTCGAGGACGCGCTGGGCCAGCGCCAGTGGGCCGGGTCCGCACTGCATGACGACGACGGCAGCGTCTATCTGTTCTACACTGCGGCCGGCGAGGACGGAGCCGAGGACCTGACCTACACCCAGCGTATTGTCGGTGCAGGCGGCGGCAGCATCAACACGACCGACGGGTTCAAGCTCTCGGGTCCGTGGACTCACCACGAACTGCTCCAGCCAGACGGCGACCGCTACGAGCGCGAAGACCAGTCCCGCGGGATGATCTACACCTTCCGGGACCCGTGGTTCTTCGAAGACCCCGAAACGGGCGAGACGTGGCTCCTGTTTGAGGCGAACACACCGGTTCCGGAGGGCAGCGACGTCTGCGGTGGCGACGCCGCACTACAGGAGTTCAACGGGAGCGTGGGCATCGCTCGCTCGCCGACGGGCGACCCGCTGGCGTGGGAGCTTGAAGACCCGCTGCTCGACGCTGTAGGCGTCAATCAGGAACTCGAACGGCCGCATATCGTGTACCGTGACGGCCTGTACTACCTCTTTATCTCCAGCCACCGCCACACGTTCGCGCCGGGGCTTGCAGGGTTCGACGCGCTGTACGGGTTCGTCGCCGAGGACCTCCGCGGCGATTACGTCCCGCTAAACGAGTCCGGCCTCGTCGCCACCAACCCCGAGAACGCGCCGTTCCAGTCCTACTCGTGGATGGCGTTCCCTCACGACGACGAGGTGCTGGTCCAGAGCTTCTTCAACTACTACGATTTCGACGGTGACACGCTGGACGAGATCGCTCATCTGTCCGAGTCCGAGCAGATGCGCCGCTTCGGCGGCTCGCTCGGCCCGACGCTCCGACTCGACGTGGAGGGGAACCGGACGCGCATTATCGGGTCGCTCGGGCACTGGCACATCCCGCTGGAGGGCGAGACGCTCCCGCTGACTGACCGAGAGCTGATTCGGCGCGGGAAAGGCAACGATACCGGTGCCGGTGGCTACGGCGCCCGAACCGAGGCTGAGCGGAAGTAG
- the mvaD gene encoding phosphomevalonate decarboxylase MvaD: MKATAKAYPIQGLVKYHGMRDEELRLPYHDSISVCTAPSHSKTTAAFDPDREEDVYVIDGETVTGRGAERIDAVVDHVRDLAGIDHGVRLESANNFPTNIGFGSSSSGFAAAAMALVEAAGLDMTRPEISTVARRGSSSAARAVTGAFSHLRTGMNDRDCRSERIETDLEDDLRIVAGMVPSYKETEEAHKEAAESHMFESRMAHIHGQISDMRDALYDGDFDAVFDLAEKDSLSLAAATMTGPAGWVYWQPRTIEIFNAVRELRNAEDVPVYFSVDTGASVYINTTEEYVGRVEETVADCGVDTRVWDVGGPAQILDEDKALF; the protein is encoded by the coding sequence ATGAAAGCGACCGCGAAGGCATATCCGATTCAGGGGCTGGTCAAGTACCACGGGATGCGCGACGAGGAACTGCGACTGCCATACCACGACAGTATCTCCGTCTGTACCGCACCGAGCCACTCGAAGACGACGGCCGCCTTCGACCCGGACCGCGAGGAAGACGTGTACGTCATCGACGGCGAAACGGTCACTGGCCGCGGGGCCGAACGTATCGATGCCGTCGTGGACCATGTCCGCGACCTCGCTGGTATCGACCATGGCGTCCGCCTCGAGTCGGCGAACAACTTCCCGACGAACATCGGGTTTGGCTCCTCATCATCGGGCTTTGCCGCCGCGGCGATGGCCCTCGTTGAGGCGGCAGGTCTCGACATGACGCGACCCGAAATCTCGACCGTCGCACGCCGCGGCTCCTCCTCGGCCGCGCGCGCGGTGACGGGTGCGTTCTCCCACCTCCGGACCGGGATGAACGACAGGGACTGCCGGAGCGAGCGCATTGAGACGGACCTCGAAGACGACCTGCGCATCGTCGCCGGGATGGTCCCATCATATAAGGAAACTGAGGAAGCGCACAAGGAGGCCGCGGAGAGCCACATGTTCGAGTCGCGGATGGCCCACATCCACGGCCAGATTTCGGACATGCGCGACGCGCTGTACGACGGCGATTTCGACGCCGTCTTCGACCTCGCGGAAAAGGACTCCCTGTCGCTGGCCGCCGCGACGATGACCGGCCCCGCCGGCTGGGTGTACTGGCAACCGCGAACCATCGAGATATTCAACGCGGTCCGAGAGCTCCGGAACGCCGAGGACGTGCCGGTGTACTTCTCAGTTGATACCGGCGCGAGTGTCTACATCAATACGACCGAGGAGTACGTCGGCCGCGTCGAAGAGACGGTCGCCGACTGCGGCGTCGACACCCGCGTCTGGGATGTCGGTGGCCCCGCACAGATCCTCGATGAGGACAAGGCGCTGTTCTGA
- a CDS encoding TRAM domain-containing protein yields the protein MEPIWLAAGGAALAVGLALAFAITRRSSSSASKRAHETAQKREPPVELGETYEFGITEFSDHHSGDRVAVGKVEGFVLFTEDVPSSVSAGDVIRAKVLSFNRGHTSADARFVERA from the coding sequence ATGGAACCGATCTGGCTCGCTGCCGGCGGGGCCGCCCTCGCCGTGGGCCTCGCACTGGCGTTTGCAATTACCCGCCGCTCATCCAGCAGTGCGTCGAAACGCGCTCACGAGACCGCACAGAAGCGAGAACCGCCGGTCGAGCTCGGGGAGACCTATGAGTTCGGCATCACTGAGTTTAGCGACCACCACTCCGGCGACCGCGTCGCCGTTGGGAAAGTCGAGGGCTTCGTCCTGTTCACCGAAGACGTGCCATCGTCAGTATCAGCTGGTGACGTGATCCGAGCGAAGGTGCTATCGTTCAACCGGGGCCACACCTCCGCTGACGCTCGGTTCGTTGAACGCGCCTGA
- a CDS encoding GH32 C-terminal domain-containing protein yields MADSPRIGCLYVDACTDEQAAAYDWCQETVDDAERCALSSVEPTEYDVLWWHRDELFDERALTDTPTLASYVRDGGALLLTLSALSAVEPLGFEEVAPDATGWEEVPEPTGHLWQALYDDHPIHADYDTLRVHTRGAGVTIPYARYESIAPQSGDVLASTIRGDTDVVKQMAILSWEPGNGQVLGIGSSVAFAQPTHDVCRGNRETLIENTLEFLASDERHPLTGRPKDVDTFGQLRDRLGDDPSRPSYHVTPPANWLNDPNGLIHWNGRYHLFYQYNPAGPFHNTIHWGHAVSDDLVHWEDRPVALTPSPDGPDRDGCWSGCAVDNDGVPTVLYTGGRDKRQLPCIATAADDDLTGWDKDPANPIIEELPAEPEVLRTEDWEGEFRDHCVWREDGIWYQLIGAGIEGGGGAALLYESSDLRNWEYQGPILAGDRDTAGTVWECPELLDFGDRQLLHISNYEDVVYFLGTYEDGEFDVDRRDKLDHGDFYAPQSMWTDDGRILTWGWLPEARDVSGQWDAGWSGTMSLPRELSLADDGGLCQRPAPELTELRGDNTSYDVVRLDAGDTEQLPVESRSFEFRATVRLEDAEAVELAVLESPDSEERTPIRYSYESEIAVDRSASSTDPQATGDTQTMRVRPYDAPLSLRVFVDGSVVEVFANERHCLTSRVYPTREDATGISLSADGGRATIASLDVWELDAVW; encoded by the coding sequence ATGGCAGATTCGCCACGTATCGGCTGTCTCTACGTCGACGCCTGTACGGACGAGCAGGCGGCAGCGTACGACTGGTGTCAGGAGACAGTCGACGATGCCGAGCGATGCGCACTCTCCTCGGTTGAGCCGACCGAGTACGACGTCCTCTGGTGGCATCGGGACGAACTGTTCGACGAGCGCGCGCTAACTGACACACCGACGCTGGCCTCGTACGTCCGCGACGGCGGGGCGCTCCTGCTGACGCTGAGCGCGCTCTCCGCTGTCGAACCGCTCGGGTTTGAGGAGGTCGCGCCAGACGCCACCGGTTGGGAAGAGGTCCCGGAGCCGACCGGCCACCTCTGGCAGGCCCTGTACGACGACCACCCGATCCATGCGGACTACGACACGCTTCGCGTTCACACCCGCGGTGCCGGTGTCACGATTCCCTACGCGAGATATGAGTCCATCGCGCCCCAGTCAGGGGACGTGCTCGCGAGCACAATCCGGGGCGACACCGACGTAGTCAAACAGATGGCAATACTCTCTTGGGAGCCCGGCAACGGGCAGGTACTGGGCATCGGGTCGTCCGTTGCGTTCGCCCAGCCGACCCACGATGTGTGTCGGGGCAACCGTGAGACGCTCATCGAGAACACGCTGGAATTTCTGGCGTCGGACGAACGGCACCCGCTGACCGGCCGTCCGAAGGACGTCGACACGTTCGGGCAACTGCGCGACCGGCTCGGCGACGACCCGAGTCGCCCGTCTTACCACGTGACGCCGCCGGCGAACTGGCTCAACGACCCGAACGGGCTCATCCACTGGAACGGTCGCTATCATCTGTTCTACCAGTACAACCCGGCCGGGCCGTTCCACAACACGATCCACTGGGGCCACGCTGTCAGCGACGACCTCGTCCACTGGGAGGACCGCCCCGTCGCACTCACACCGTCGCCCGACGGCCCGGACCGGGACGGCTGCTGGTCCGGCTGTGCGGTCGACAACGATGGCGTCCCGACCGTGCTGTACACGGGTGGCCGCGACAAGCGCCAGCTCCCCTGTATCGCCACCGCCGCGGATGACGACCTCACGGGCTGGGACAAGGACCCGGCCAATCCCATCATCGAGGAGTTGCCAGCCGAGCCGGAAGTGCTCCGCACCGAGGACTGGGAAGGGGAGTTCCGGGACCACTGCGTCTGGCGCGAGGACGGGATCTGGTACCAGCTCATCGGGGCCGGGATCGAGGGCGGCGGCGGCGCTGCGCTGCTGTACGAGTCCTCAGACCTGCGGAACTGGGAGTATCAGGGCCCGATACTCGCTGGCGACCGCGACACCGCTGGAACCGTCTGGGAGTGCCCGGAACTGCTCGATTTCGGGGACCGACAGCTCCTCCATATCTCGAACTACGAGGACGTGGTGTACTTCCTCGGCACCTACGAAGACGGCGAGTTCGACGTCGACCGCCGCGATAAGCTCGACCACGGCGACTTCTACGCTCCGCAGTCGATGTGGACCGACGATGGCCGCATCCTGACATGGGGATGGCTCCCTGAGGCCCGCGACGTGAGCGGACAGTGGGACGCCGGCTGGTCTGGTACGATGTCGCTGCCTCGGGAGCTGTCACTGGCCGATGACGGTGGCCTGTGTCAGCGGCCAGCTCCTGAACTCACAGAGCTACGTGGCGACAACACCAGCTACGACGTGGTGCGCCTCGATGCGGGCGATACCGAGCAGTTGCCGGTCGAGAGCCGGTCGTTCGAATTCCGCGCAACCGTCCGGCTAGAGGACGCGGAGGCTGTCGAGTTGGCTGTTCTCGAATCGCCGGACAGCGAGGAGCGGACACCGATTCGGTACTCCTATGAGAGCGAAATCGCCGTCGACCGGTCGGCCTCAAGCACCGATCCGCAGGCGACCGGCGACACCCAGACGATGCGGGTCCGACCGTATGACGCGCCGCTGTCGCTGCGTGTCTTCGTCGACGGGAGTGTCGTCGAGGTGTTCGCCAACGAACGGCACTGCCTGACCAGCCGCGTGTATCCGACTCGCGAGGACGCCACCGGCATCTCGCTATCGGCCGACGGCGGTCGCGCGACTATCGCGTCGCTGGACGTCTGGGAACTGGATGCCGTCTGGTAG
- a CDS encoding TetR/AcrR family transcriptional regulator: MSESDGQSTPQDTREVIMEATFRALSKHGYKDLRVRDIGEEMDMSRQVIHYHFDGKYDLISSFLEYIIDQYEGSVEVDDETDPRTELEVRIDRCLFGPEFDDFSHWDRMKVYHELYAYAQNDEEHRALFNEHYDRLRESISTVIEDGIEQGTFRDVDAELMGQLITDVIHAARGRRIALGHEDAPDEAKRAVNDFILDSLYPPQ, from the coding sequence ATGAGCGAATCGGACGGGCAGAGCACGCCACAGGACACCCGGGAAGTCATTATGGAGGCCACCTTTCGGGCGCTGAGCAAGCACGGCTACAAGGACTTGCGGGTCCGGGACATCGGCGAGGAAATGGATATGTCTCGGCAGGTGATCCACTATCATTTCGACGGCAAGTACGACCTGATCTCGTCGTTTCTGGAGTACATTATCGACCAGTACGAGGGAAGCGTCGAGGTTGACGACGAAACCGACCCTCGAACAGAGCTTGAGGTCCGCATCGACCGATGCCTGTTCGGCCCGGAGTTCGACGACTTCTCGCACTGGGACCGCATGAAAGTGTACCACGAACTGTACGCCTACGCGCAAAACGACGAGGAGCACCGGGCGCTGTTCAACGAGCACTACGACCGCCTTCGTGAAAGCATCTCCACCGTCATTGAGGACGGGATCGAACAGGGTACGTTTCGCGATGTCGACGCTGAACTGATGGGCCAGCTCATCACGGACGTAATTCACGCGGCCCGCGGCCGGCGGATCGCGCTCGGCCACGAAGACGCACCCGACGAAGCCAAGCGCGCCGTCAACGACTTCATTCTCGACTCGCTGTACCCACCGCAGTAG
- a CDS encoding DoxX family membrane protein — MAPELNVVLLVVGRVLFGGVLAFTGLSHFTQTEQMAGYAEYKGLPAPKFSVLASGGLLILGGLGVTVGVFPVVAAVALAAFLVVSAIAMHDFWAVPDEDRQDELNSFLKNVTLAGGALVVAASATGTWALSVGISPL; from the coding sequence ATGGCGCCCGAACTCAACGTCGTGTTGCTCGTCGTCGGCCGCGTCCTCTTTGGCGGCGTGCTCGCATTCACCGGGCTGAGCCACTTCACACAGACAGAACAGATGGCCGGCTACGCCGAGTATAAGGGCCTCCCGGCGCCGAAATTCTCCGTCCTCGCGTCCGGCGGGCTTCTCATCCTCGGCGGGCTCGGTGTGACAGTGGGCGTCTTCCCGGTCGTCGCAGCGGTCGCCCTCGCCGCGTTCCTCGTCGTCTCGGCCATCGCGATGCACGACTTCTGGGCCGTGCCGGACGAGGACCGGCAGGACGAACTGAATAGTTTCCTGAAGAACGTCACGCTCGCTGGCGGTGCACTCGTTGTCGCGGCATCGGCAACCGGGACGTGGGCGCTCAGCGTCGGCATCAGCCCCCTCTGA
- a CDS encoding phytoene/squalene synthase family protein: protein MSQNHTDRSSSEDIEWCYDAVHRVSRTFSLTISELNEPMARDICLGYLLCRVADTIEDAGHLPPAVQTELLQTYSRSLEPSSGTTVSSFHDAVGEWIPTTTNADWEVVENAGRIVDVFQTLDDHSTQTIRGPVRELVDGMAMFVDRYADAGGLRIKTLDELEEYCWYAAGTVGTLVTGLVSHEATDEQIAQMEENARSFALLLQLVNVAKDAATDMEEENNVYLPLELLHEQGLDHSDVSDTDNVDSLVPVIEQVTERAEGYLDDAQAWLEAMPETRGNTLSAWAIPFLLAVGTIRELRERPADVIEQGNVKISREEVHSVTQQFGGDGDPSIGELRAKIRQQPLHQY from the coding sequence ATGTCTCAGAACCACACAGACCGGTCGTCTTCGGAAGACATCGAGTGGTGCTACGATGCTGTCCATCGTGTGTCGCGGACGTTTAGTCTCACAATTTCGGAACTCAACGAACCGATGGCCCGGGACATCTGTCTGGGCTATCTACTTTGCCGTGTGGCTGACACGATTGAGGACGCCGGTCACCTCCCTCCAGCGGTACAGACCGAACTCCTACAGACGTACAGCCGCTCGCTCGAACCGTCGAGCGGGACGACGGTGTCGTCGTTCCACGACGCCGTCGGGGAGTGGATACCCACGACGACGAACGCGGACTGGGAAGTCGTCGAGAACGCAGGCCGTATCGTCGACGTGTTTCAGACGCTTGACGACCACTCCACGCAGACCATCCGCGGGCCGGTCCGGGAACTCGTCGATGGGATGGCGATGTTCGTCGACCGCTACGCCGATGCCGGTGGGCTTCGAATCAAGACGCTCGACGAACTCGAAGAGTACTGCTGGTACGCCGCTGGTACCGTCGGGACGCTGGTGACCGGGCTGGTCTCCCACGAAGCCACCGACGAGCAGATCGCCCAGATGGAGGAAAACGCCCGCTCCTTTGCCCTGCTGCTCCAGCTCGTCAACGTCGCCAAGGACGCCGCGACGGACATGGAAGAAGAAAACAACGTCTACCTCCCGCTTGAACTGCTCCACGAGCAGGGCCTTGACCACAGCGACGTGAGCGACACAGACAATGTCGACTCGCTGGTCCCCGTCATCGAGCAGGTGACCGAGCGAGCAGAGGGCTATCTCGACGACGCGCAGGCGTGGCTCGAAGCCATGCCCGAAACCCGCGGCAACACCCTCTCAGCGTGGGCCATTCCGTTCCTGCTTGCGGTCGGCACGATCCGTGAACTCCGCGAACGACCCGCCGATGTCATCGAGCAGGGCAACGTCAAAATCTCCCGCGAGGAGGTCCACTCCGTAACACAGCAGTTCGGCGGTGACGGCGACCCTTCAATCGGGGAGTTACGGGCCAAAATCCGCCAACAGCCGCTCCACCAGTACTGA